GAAAGGGTATTAAAGGGGTTGATCTGACTGAAGAAGAAAAATCTATTCTTCGTTCAAATGGGATTGATCCTGATGAATTAAACTTTGAAGGTACTGATCTTGAAAAGAAGGTAACTAACAAAGACACTCTTCGTGCACAGTGGGAAGAGTTTATGGATAATTGTTTGAAAGATAAATCAGGGCAGTATCCGGGTAAAACAATAATCTTCGCAGTTACACACAATCACGCAATGAGACTTGCAGAAACATTTAACGAAATGTATCCACAGTATCCAAATCTTGTTCATGTTATTGATTCTAAAATGGAAAGAGCAGATATATTGCTTGAAAAATTCAAGAAAGAAAATATGCCGAGAATTGCAATTTCTGTTGACATGCTTGATACCGGTGTTGATATACCCGAAATAGTTAATCTTGCTTTTATGAAACCTGTTAACTCACAAATTAAATTCTGGCAGATGATAGGGCGCGGGACAAGAAACCACGAAGCTTGTAAGGTTTATGATTGGCTGCCGAATGGTAAGAAGGAGAGCTTTCTAATAATTGATTACTGGGAAAATTTTGAATTAGCTAAGATTGATGATACGAACAAACAGATTCCAATTAGAGTTACAATCTTTAATACTCGTTTAGCAAAACTTCAAATGTTTTTAGGTGAACAGGAGAGCGCTGATACAAAAAGAATTGTAAAAGATCTACGTTCTGATATCGCAGATATTCCGCTTGATTCATTTTCAGTGCATAAAGTTTATAAAGAAGTGAAAGAAGCCTGGCAGAATGATTTCTGGAATTACATCACTCGCGTTAGGATAGAATTTCTAAAATTAAAAGTTGCACCGTTACTTAGATTTGTTCCCGGAATGAATAACGACGAAGCATTCTTTATCAGTAAGATGGAGAGAATTGGACTGAATTTCTTACAACGAAAAGACCTTGCCGTTGCAATCGAATCAATAAAGGAAGATGTCTCACTGCTGCCGACAAACCTTGCACAAGTTGCTGTACACATTCGTCTCATCAATAATTTACTTACTAATGATTTCTGGAAGGAAGCTGACCTTACAAAGATTGATGAGACCAAAGAAACTCTTGCCCCGATAATGAAATACAAACAACAGAAACCCTCATTGGTTATTGAACTAGGACTTGATGATATAATTGAATCACGGCGCTGGGTAATTTTAAGAAAAGATAATCAGAAAGTTTACATTGAAGAGTACAGAAAACGAGTTGAGAAAAAGATACTTGAACTTGCAGATAAACATCCTGCAATTATAAAACTTAAAAACAGTGAAGAATTAAGTATTGATGACTTGCTTGATCTTGAACTTACGCTTAGCAAAGAGCTGAAAGCAGAAGATATTTCTCTTGATGAAGAAAATATGTTAAAAGCTTACGGCGTCAAGGTTGGCAGCTTTGTGGACTTTCTTAAGCATGCATTGAACATAGAGAGAATACCAAGCAATGAAGACGTTGTTAAAAAAGCTTTTGATGCTTTTATACTTGAGCATAATTATAATGCCGATCAATCCCGTTTCTTAAGAGCAGTGCAGAATGTTTTTGTTCAAAGAAGAAAACTTGAACCGGCTGATCTTTACGAAGAACCATTTACAAATTTTGGTAGCAATGCAGTAGACAAATTGTTTACAGAAGATGATGTGAATGAGTTGGTAGAATTGACAAAAAAGTTAGTAGCGTAACTAAACATTTTAAGGAGATATAATGGAAAAAACCGATATTTCATTAATGCTTATTTCTAAAATCATTGTACACGATGTCCCAAGACATAACAAAGTTGACACCTCACCTAAAATTGATTATAGTGATCGAGAAAGTAAGTTAACACCAGAATTAAAGGCTTTCTTTAAAGATAAGCTTACCGAGATAATCTCTAAAAGAAGTTTTAAAGTTATTTTTAATTTAGATTCATCTTCTGTTGTTCCTTTCATTATTAAAGAATTAATCGAAGCTAATCCTAGAAAAGACATAGTGCAACCATCTAAGGATTTATCGAAGTACTTATACGATATTCAGACTGGTAATAATCCGGCAGGTATTGTAGTGGTTATTGAGGGGGTTATTAAAAATAAGAACGTTTTCTCTATAATGAAATTAGAAAGAGATGAGGGGGTTCAATTAAAGAAAAATGAAAGATCTCATTTTATAGATATTGTTGCAGTCAAAAATTTGATGCTTACTAAAAAGACAAAACTTTACAAAGCTAGTTTCTTTTTTAATAGGACAGATTTTGATACAGATTTTGATGGATTTGTAACAGATAATCAAATTCAACCAACTTCACCGCAGGGAATAGCAAGTTTTTTTATTCATGATTACTTGGGTTGTAGTTTCTATGGAGATACTAGGGTTAATACAAAAAAATTTTTTGAGCTAACAAGGGATTTTATAATTACTATTGAAGATCCAATAAAGAAGACTAAGTACTTTGAACATTTAATATCTTATAGTAGTATGCCTAAAAATTTTATTGATACCAACGAATTTATAAGAGAATATATAGAAGAAAATGATCAACAAAATTATATAGATTATTTAAACCGAAATAATTTTTCCCAAGAGACTTTTGCCAAAGATATAGAATTAATAGAGAACCACTTACAAAGAATCATGATAGATTTTGAGAACGATGTTCAAATAATTTCAAAGAAGGGCGACCTTGGGGATAAAGTCAAATTAAGTGATGAAGGGAATGGAATAACAAAAGCTGAAGTGATTTCAAAAATTAAAAGAGTTTCTTCATAACGATAATGAAACATTATAATAAAATAGTTAAAGAAATTGTTGAGCGTTGGGAAAAAGACGAGCCAAAGTATATAAAACTAGAATGTATTATATACGAATTCTTCAAAGAATCAATATTTGCATTAGAATTATATCCCACAATTTATAAAAGGGTAAAAGAGTTAATAAGTTTGATTAAAACCGCATTGAAAAAGGAGAAAGAATATAATAGTATTAATGATAAACTTGGTCTTCGGGTAGTAGTTCATTTTAAGTCGGAATTGGAAATCATAAAAAAGTTAATAGAGTCTAATTTTATTGTCATAAATTATGAGAGGAAGTCTGACAAAATAAAATACGATCAACTTGACTATTTATCTGATCACTTTGAAGTAAAAATTAATCCTACAATTCCTTACTTTAAACCTTTTAGTGAATACACCGAAATTATTTTTGAAATACAAGTTAGGACATTGTGCCAACACACTTGGGCCGATATTGAGCATTCTTTGATTTATAAACAAGACGTTGATTTGGATGAAGCGTACAAGAGGAGGATTTTCAGATTGATATCTTTATTAGAGATATGTGATGATGAATTTGATTCTATAAATAATAGTATCGTTGAACTTCCA
The Ignavibacteriales bacterium DNA segment above includes these coding regions:
- a CDS encoding DEAD/DEAH box helicase family protein — protein: MKDDLNNKGKALKAFLEAIDYKKKRKALLVMATGTGKTRTIMALIDVLLKANAAQKILFLADRDSLVNQALTDGFKQHLPNESRARIRTYDISTDARVYVSTLQTLELCYNKFTPADFDVIISDECHRSIYNKFTDVLAYFDVIQIGLTATPAEFIDRDTFKFFDCDGKTPTFLYPFDDAVKEGYLVDFNVYAAQTKFQRKGIKGVDLTEEEKSILRSNGIDPDELNFEGTDLEKKVTNKDTLRAQWEEFMDNCLKDKSGQYPGKTIIFAVTHNHAMRLAETFNEMYPQYPNLVHVIDSKMERADILLEKFKKENMPRIAISVDMLDTGVDIPEIVNLAFMKPVNSQIKFWQMIGRGTRNHEACKVYDWLPNGKKESFLIIDYWENFELAKIDDTNKQIPIRVTIFNTRLAKLQMFLGEQESADTKRIVKDLRSDIADIPLDSFSVHKVYKEVKEAWQNDFWNYITRVRIEFLKLKVAPLLRFVPGMNNDEAFFISKMERIGLNFLQRKDLAVAIESIKEDVSLLPTNLAQVAVHIRLINNLLTNDFWKEADLTKIDETKETLAPIMKYKQQKPSLVIELGLDDIIESRRWVILRKDNQKVYIEEYRKRVEKKILELADKHPAIIKLKNSEELSIDDLLDLELTLSKELKAEDISLDEENMLKAYGVKVGSFVDFLKHALNIERIPSNEDVVKKAFDAFILEHNYNADQSRFLRAVQNVFVQRRKLEPADLYEEPFTNFGSNAVDKLFTEDDVNELVELTKKLVA
- a CDS encoding nucleoid-associated protein → MEKTDISLMLISKIIVHDVPRHNKVDTSPKIDYSDRESKLTPELKAFFKDKLTEIISKRSFKVIFNLDSSSVVPFIIKELIEANPRKDIVQPSKDLSKYLYDIQTGNNPAGIVVVIEGVIKNKNVFSIMKLERDEGVQLKKNERSHFIDIVAVKNLMLTKKTKLYKASFFFNRTDFDTDFDGFVTDNQIQPTSPQGIASFFIHDYLGCSFYGDTRVNTKKFFELTRDFIITIEDPIKKTKYFEHLISYSSMPKNFIDTNEFIREYIEENDQQNYIDYLNRNNFSQETFAKDIELIENHLQRIMIDFENDVQIISKKGDLGDKVKLSDEGNGITKAEVISKIKRVSS